The window CCACAGCAGTGGAGAGACAGCGACTCGTCGTGTGTTCCGCTCCACTCGGCGAGGCTCTCTGTGTCGGCTGCTGCCGCGACGAATCCGTCACCACCCGTCATCCGCGAGACGGTGGTGTCGGCCAGAGCGTACTCGAGCCGGGGGCGAAACTCCAATTCGACGGTGACCGAACCCTCTGTACAGGAGGCGCGTCTGTACACGGCGCACTGATCCGATTCGTCGTGGTTTCCCCCGTTCCACAGCGGCATGAAATCGGTGAGTTCGAGCGTGCCGCCGGGCGTCGTGAACGTCGTCTCGAGCACGTTCGTATGCTCGAGGTACGTTCGCTCGACGTCGGCACTGTCCGTCGGTCGTATCGCAAAGTAGCCGCCACGGTCGTCGTCGAGTAGCCGGGCGAACACACTCGGGGCTGCCACGTGGGGGAAACAACACCAGTCGATCGACCCAGTTCGGTCGATGAGAGCCGTTCGGTCGTCGTTGCCAATTATCGCGTAGTCGCGAAGTGAGCTGAATCCCATAGGTACGGTGATTGTGAGTCGGTGAATCGAGTTGCGGAACGGTCGTCTCGAGGGGGTCGACCGGCTGTTGTGTGACCGGTCGATGGACTCGAGAACCGATCGTGAGCCCACGCTCGAGACAACGGGTACACGGTCACTACCCATTGGACGATTCCGTCCATAAACGTGGTGCCAGAAACCGCCGCTTACTTTCGTAGATGGCTCTCAAGTGAGCCGTTCGAACCCACCCGTTCCCCAGTGTTATAACATCACTCCCGTGGTCAGGGATGGTGTTCTGGGACGCCACGCGTCTCCGGAGTGAGTGTACTCATGTCGATCGGCTACCACGCTTCTCACGAACAGTTCGCCCCCAGCGACCTCCTCGAGTACGTCCAACAGGCGTCGAACAGCGGATTCGAACACTGCCTGGCCTCCGATCACTTCCATCCCTGGAGTGAACGCCAGGGGGAATCGGGCCACGTCTGGTCGTGGCTCGGCGCTGCGATGCAGGCGACGCCGATGACGTTCGGGATGGTCAACGCACCTGGCTACCGGTATCACCCTGCAATTATCGCTCAGGCGGCGGCGACCCTCAGGGAGCTATACCCGGAGCGACTCTGGATGAGCGTCGGAAGCGGACAGTTGCTCAACGAAGGAGTTGCGGGCGTCGACTGGCCGGTCAAGGCCGACCGAAACGAGCGCCTCGAGGAGTGTGCCGAGATCATGCGACGCCTCTGGGACGGCGAGGAGGTCACCCACGACGGACACGTGACGGTGGAGCGAGCGACACTATACACTCGGCCCGAGTCGCCGCCACCGCTCCTCGGTGCCGCGCTCTCCGAGGAAACCGCCCGGTGGCTCGGCACCTGGGCCGACGGGATGATCACGCTCGGGACGCCCGACCACGAGGCCGACGCGGCGCGCATCGAGGCGTTTCGCGAGGACGACCCGGACGCGGAGAAACCCGTTTACCTGAAGGTGCAGCTCTCGTACGACGAAAGCCACGACGCGGCTCTCGAGGGTGCCTACGACCAGTGGCGCACGAACTGTATTCCCGGATCCGTCACTCAGCAACTTCGGACGCCAGCGGAATTCGACGAACTGGGCGAGACCGTCGACCGAGCGCAGGTCGAAGAGAACGTCCGCGTCTCCGCCAGCCTCGAGGAGCACGTCGAGTGGCTCGAACGGGATTTCGACCACGGCGTCGACCGAGTGTACCTCCACAACGTGAACACGAACCAGGAAGCCTTCATCGAGGATTTCGGTGAGGGTGTGCTGAGCCAGGTTTCCGGTACTTGAGCTGTCGAAGTCCGAGTGCAGTTTGATTGGGTCCGGTCATCGTTCCACGCACACTGCCTTCACATTCCACCAGCGCTGCAACCTCC of the Natronosalvus vescus genome contains:
- a CDS encoding TIGR03885 family FMN-dependent LLM class oxidoreductase, yielding MSIGYHASHEQFAPSDLLEYVQQASNSGFEHCLASDHFHPWSERQGESGHVWSWLGAAMQATPMTFGMVNAPGYRYHPAIIAQAAATLRELYPERLWMSVGSGQLLNEGVAGVDWPVKADRNERLEECAEIMRRLWDGEEVTHDGHVTVERATLYTRPESPPPLLGAALSEETARWLGTWADGMITLGTPDHEADAARIEAFREDDPDAEKPVYLKVQLSYDESHDAALEGAYDQWRTNCIPGSVTQQLRTPAEFDELGETVDRAQVEENVRVSASLEEHVEWLERDFDHGVDRVYLHNVNTNQEAFIEDFGEGVLSQVSGT